From Actinomyces procaprae:
ACCTCGGTCACGCCGGACACGGCGGCCAGCTCAGCCGCCCACCGGTCCCCCAGCTCGGTGACCCGCTCAAGCAGGCGCTGTGAGCGGATCGTGTCGATGACGGCCAGGGCCGCGGCCGCGGCCACCGGGTTGCCGCCGAAGGTGGTGCCGTGCTGGCCCGGCCCGAGTAGCCCGGCCGCGGCGCCGACTGCGACGGTGGCGCCGATCGGCATTCCCCCGCCCAGCCCCTTGGCGAGAGTGACCACATCCGGGACCACGCCGGGGGCGAGCAGGTGATGCGCCATCCAGGCACCCGTGCGGCCCATGCCGGTCTGCACCTCGTCGAGGATCAGCAGTGCACCCGCCGCGGAGGTGAGTTCCCGCGCGGCCTCCAGGTAACCGGCCGGCAACGGGCGTACCCCGGCCTCCCCCTGGATGGGTTCCACGAACAGGGCGGCAACATCATCACCCATGGCTTCGCGCAACGCGTCGACGTCACCGGCGGGAATGAACTCCACCCCACCCGGCAGGGGCTCGAAGGGCTCGCGGTAGGCGGCCTTGTGCGTCAGTGCCAGCGCGCCCATGGTGCGGCCGTGGAAGGCCTCCTCAAGGGCGAGCACACGGGGGCGGGAGGGGCCGCCATGGCGCCGGGCAATCTTGAAGGCCGCCTCATTCGCCTCCGCGCCGGAGTTGGCCAGGAACACCCGGGCATCGCCGTGCGCTTCCGGGTACACCAGTGCCGCCAGGTTCTCGGCAAGGGTGATCTGCGCCGGTGAGGTGAACAGGTTGGAGATGTGTCCCAGGGTGCCCAGCTGCTCGGTGACCGCGGCGACCAGGGCCGGATGGGCGTGGCCCAGGCAGTTGACCGCGATGCCGGCCAGCAGGTCGACGTACTCGTTGCCGTCGGCGTCCCAGACATGGGCGCCCCGTCCGCGCACGAGCACGCGGGAGGGCGTGCCGAAGGTGTTCATGACCGCGTCGGCGTAGCGGCCTCGCCAACTCTCATTGGTGCCGGTAGCCGTGGCTGCGGTGAAATCGGGTTCGGGGCTGGTCATAGCGTGGCGCCTCCTTTCGTGCGCGACTGCGGAATGACATCGGGATGGACCACGGTGCCGACGCCGTCGTCGGTGACGATCTCCAGCAGCATGGAGTGGGGCTGGCGCCCGTCGACGACGTGGGCCTGCCCGACGCCGCCGCGCACGGCCCGCAGGCAGGCCTCCATCTTGGGGACCATGCCGCTGGACAGTTCGGGCAGGAGCGCCTCGAGCGCGTCGGCGCCGATGCGGGAGACCAGCGAGTCCTTCTCCGGCCAGTTGGAGTACAGGCCCTCCACGTCTGTGAGCACGATGAGCTTCTGTGCCCTCAGGGAGACGGCGAGGGCCGCGGCCGCGGTGTCGGCGTTGACGTTGAGCACCGTTGTCGCGTCGGCGACCAGGGGGGCGACCGAGGAGACGACCGGGATGCGGCCCTGGTCGAGCAGCTCGATCACGGAGCGGGGGTCGACCTCCACGACGTCGCCGACCAGGCCGACGTCGACGCTCTCACCGTCCACGGTGGCCAGGCGCTGGCGGGCGCGCAGCAGGCCGCCGTCCTCTCCGGAGATGCCCACGGCGGCGGAGCCGAACTCGTTGAGCAGGCTCACCAGCTCACGCTGCACGCCCCCGGTGAGCACCATGCGCACCACGTCCATGACCTCGGGAGTCGTCACGCGCAGCCCGCCCCTGAACTCGGACTCGATGCCGAGCCGCGCCAGCATGGCGCTGATCTGGGGGCCGCCGCCGTGGACGACGACGGGCCGCAGCCCCACCTGGTGCAGGAAGAGGACATCCTGGGCGAAGGCGCGTTTGAGGTCTTCGTCAACCATGGCGTTGCCGCCGTACTTGATGACGATGGTGGCGCCCTTGTAGGCGCGCAGCCAGGGCATGGCCTCAAGCAGGACGGAGGCCTTCTGGGTGGGAGTCAACGAAGCGGGAAGCGTAGTGGTCATGTCGTGTAGTCCGCGTTGATGGTTACGTATCCGTGGGTGAGGTCGTTGGTCCAGACGGTGGCCGCGGCGTCGCCGGCGTTCAGGGCGATGTCGATGCGGGTCTCGCGCGGGGTCATGTCCACGGTGGAGCGGTCCTCGCCGAGGGCGCCGTGGCGGTAGATCGTCACCCCGTTGATGGCTACATCCACGGCGTCGGGGTCGAAGGGGCACAACGCCTCGGGAACAGTACCGAGCTGGGAGACGACGCGCCCCCAGTTGGGATCCTCCCCGGCCACGGCGCACTTGAGCAGGTTGGAGGCCGAGACGGTGCGGGCCGCCACCTCCGCCGCGGACTCGGTGACCGCGCCGGTGACGGTGATGGCGATGTCGTGGGTGGCGCCCTCCGCATCGGCCACCAGCCGGCGTCCGAGGCGGCCCAGCAGCTCCTGGACGGCGGCGCCGAAGTCCTGCGCCGTCGGGGTCGTCCCGGAGGCACCGGAGGCGAGCAGCAGCACGGTGTCGTTGGTGGACATGCAGCCGTCGGAGTTGATGCGGCCCACGGTGCGGGCGGCGGCCCGGGACAGGGCGGACTGGGCGGTGTAGGCATCGACGACGGCGTCGGTGGTGATCACGCACAGCATGGTGGCGAGGCCGGGGGCGAGCATGCCCACGCCCTTGATCATGCCGCCAATGGTCCAGCCGTCCAGGTGGAGGGTGTCCTCCTTGGAGACCGTGTCCGTGGTCATGATCGCGGTGGCGGCTGCATGTCCCGCCTCCGCCGTGGTGTCCAGTGCCTGGGCTGCGGTGGCGGCCCCCGCCAGCAGTGCCGTCATATCCAGTGGGACGCCGATGACACCGGTGGAGCACACCAGCACCTGGCCCGCCTGTATGCCCGGGTGATCGTCGGCCAGCAGCTCGGCGACGCGGTCGGCGGTGGCAGCCGTGTCGGCGGCGCCCTGGGGGCCGGTGCAGGCGTTGGCCGAGCCGGAGTTGAGAATCACCGCACGGGCGGCGCCGGCCCGGCCGCGTCCCCCCGCCAACACGCTGCGGCACCATTGCACGGGGGCGGCGGCGACCCGGTTAGTGGTGAACACGCCTACGGCTACATCCAGGGGGCCGTCGTTGACCACCAGGGCGAGGTCGCGCTTGCCCGACTCCTTGAGCCCGGCACTGATCCCGGCGGCGCGGAAACCGGCGGCGGCGGTGACGCTCACGGGGCGACTCCTTCGGTGATGACCCCGGTGACCTCGGGCAGGCCGAGGGCGAGGTTGAGGGACTGGATGGCGGCAGAGGCGGTGCCCTTGCCGAGGTTGTCGATGGCGCAGATGATGACGGCGCTCTCCGCTGCGGCGTCGTAGGCGACCTGGACGGTCGCCAGGCCGGTACCGGTGACGGCGCCGGTAACGGGCCAGGTGCCCTCGGGCAGCAGATGGATCAGGGGCTCACCGCCGCCGGTGCCGCCGTAGACGCGCTGCCACGCGTCGCGCAGGAGGGCGCCCGGATTGTCCGCTGCGCGCACGGCCTCGGTGACCGGCGCGGTCACGGTGGCGAGAATGCCACGGCTCATGGGCACCAGCACCGGGGTGAAGGACAGCCGGACGGCCCCGGGGGCGGCACCGGCCACCTGGAGGTTCTGGATGATCTCGGGAATGTGCCGGTGGGTGCCGCCGACGGCGTAGGGCTGCGCGGAGCCGAGGGCCTCGGAGGCGGTCAGGTGTGGCTTGAGGGCCTTGCCGGCCCCGGAGTAGCCCACGGCCAGGACGGTACTGATCCGGGCGGGGTCGATGAGTCCGGCGGCGATGCCTGGCTGGGCGGCGAGAGTCACTGCGGTGACATTGCAGCCGGGGACGGCGATGCGGCGGGTGGAGGCGAGCTCGGCGCGTTGTGCGGCGGCGGCCCCCTCACCGTCATGCAGCAGCTCGGGCATGCCGTAGGTCCAGGCGCCGGCGTAGTCGGTGCCGTAGAACCGCTGCCAGGCGGCGGCGTCGGTGAGCCGGTGGTCGGCGCCGCAGTCCACGAGGATGGGGGTCGGGCCGGGGGCCTCCTCCAGGGCTGCGGTGATGGCCCCCGAGACGCCGTGCGGCAGCGCCAGCACCACAATGTCGTGCCCGGCCAGGTGCTCGACGTCGGTCGGGGTGACCTCTCGGTCGGCCAGGGAGATCAGGTGGGGGTGGTGCTGCCCCAGGCGGGTGCCGACCGAGGCGTTGGCGGTTACGTTGCCGATCTCGATCTCGGGATGGGCGGCAAGAAGGCGAAGCACCTCTCCGCCGGCGTACCCGGTCGCTCCGGCGACCGCTGCTGTCCAAGTCACCCGGAAACCATACATCCGACTGGATACATATGCACAACCGGCTCGGGGCGCAGCCGAGTCGGCTTACTCACAGCACGCGCGCAGCCGCGCCCCAGCGAGCCACCGGCTTGGTTCAG
This genomic window contains:
- the argB gene encoding acetylglutamate kinase is translated as MTTTLPASLTPTQKASVLLEAMPWLRAYKGATIVIKYGGNAMVDEDLKRAFAQDVLFLHQVGLRPVVVHGGGPQISAMLARLGIESEFRGGLRVTTPEVMDVVRMVLTGGVQRELVSLLNEFGSAAVGISGEDGGLLRARQRLATVDGESVDVGLVGDVVEVDPRSVIELLDQGRIPVVSSVAPLVADATTVLNVNADTAAAALAVSLRAQKLIVLTDVEGLYSNWPEKDSLVSRIGADALEALLPELSSGMVPKMEACLRAVRGGVGQAHVVDGRQPHSMLLEIVTDDGVGTVVHPDVIPQSRTKGGATL
- a CDS encoding acetylornithine transaminase, which gives rise to MTSPEPDFTAATATGTNESWRGRYADAVMNTFGTPSRVLVRGRGAHVWDADGNEYVDLLAGIAVNCLGHAHPALVAAVTEQLGTLGHISNLFTSPAQITLAENLAALVYPEAHGDARVFLANSGAEANEAAFKIARRHGGPSRPRVLALEEAFHGRTMGALALTHKAAYREPFEPLPGGVEFIPAGDVDALREAMGDDVAALFVEPIQGEAGVRPLPAGYLEAARELTSAAGALLILDEVQTGMGRTGAWMAHHLLAPGVVPDVVTLAKGLGGGMPIGATVAVGAAAGLLGPGQHGTTFGGNPVAAAAALAVIDTIRSQRLLERVTELGDRWAAELAAVSGVTEVRGAGLLRGIGLADAVGPAAQVAADLERRGFIVNPPRPDTLRLAPPLILSDDDADGFTVTLADVLGGRAAA
- the argJ gene encoding bifunctional glutamate N-acetyltransferase/amino-acid acetyltransferase ArgJ; translated protein: MSVTAAAGFRAAGISAGLKESGKRDLALVVNDGPLDVAVGVFTTNRVAAAPVQWCRSVLAGGRGRAGAARAVILNSGSANACTGPQGAADTAATADRVAELLADDHPGIQAGQVLVCSTGVIGVPLDMTALLAGAATAAQALDTTAEAGHAAATAIMTTDTVSKEDTLHLDGWTIGGMIKGVGMLAPGLATMLCVITTDAVVDAYTAQSALSRAAARTVGRINSDGCMSTNDTVLLLASGASGTTPTAQDFGAAVQELLGRLGRRLVADAEGATHDIAITVTGAVTESAAEVAARTVSASNLLKCAVAGEDPNWGRVVSQLGTVPEALCPFDPDAVDVAINGVTIYRHGALGEDRSTVDMTPRETRIDIALNAGDAAATVWTNDLTHGYVTINADYTT
- the argC gene encoding N-acetyl-gamma-glutamyl-phosphate reductase, which translates into the protein MTWTAAVAGATGYAGGEVLRLLAAHPEIEIGNVTANASVGTRLGQHHPHLISLADREVTPTDVEHLAGHDIVVLALPHGVSGAITAALEEAPGPTPILVDCGADHRLTDAAAWQRFYGTDYAGAWTYGMPELLHDGEGAAAAQRAELASTRRIAVPGCNVTAVTLAAQPGIAAGLIDPARISTVLAVGYSGAGKALKPHLTASEALGSAQPYAVGGTHRHIPEIIQNLQVAGAAPGAVRLSFTPVLVPMSRGILATVTAPVTEAVRAADNPGALLRDAWQRVYGGTGGGEPLIHLLPEGTWPVTGAVTGTGLATVQVAYDAAAESAVIICAIDNLGKGTASAAIQSLNLALGLPEVTGVITEGVAP